A single genomic interval of Halocatena salina harbors:
- a CDS encoding BrxA family protein has protein sequence MDLTRCGLLIERAETLARLYANHRDWTVVEEKWLDERFDERSTRRSSKGIYRVLSSRFKTASANLPAIVRLPSIFEQCETARDKAQILYLYLLEDDPLVKYAVHQYVQRLQRSGIDELDFDQDTVERLLSEFHYADGSAFEYAESTTRRWGDGLRSVMREIGVLETQQSLTGQLPKIGTIPLLVASGYSWEKAETDWLSRPAGWLYLFQPEQSWDSLAERVSDHPSWEASGIHGELRLQPTEETYGWAESMGGDE, from the coding sequence ATGGATCTCACGAGATGTGGTCTCCTCATCGAGAGAGCAGAGACACTCGCCCGTCTCTACGCGAATCATCGGGATTGGACGGTTGTCGAGGAGAAATGGCTCGACGAGCGATTCGACGAGCGCAGTACTCGGCGCAGCTCCAAAGGCATCTATCGCGTTCTCAGCTCGCGGTTCAAGACTGCCAGCGCGAATCTGCCCGCGATAGTCCGCCTTCCATCCATATTCGAGCAGTGTGAGACTGCACGTGACAAGGCACAGATTCTCTATCTCTATCTGCTGGAAGACGATCCGCTCGTGAAATACGCGGTCCATCAGTATGTTCAGCGGCTACAACGATCAGGCATCGACGAACTCGATTTCGACCAAGACACTGTGGAACGCCTCCTAAGCGAATTTCACTACGCTGATGGAAGTGCATTCGAGTACGCGGAGTCGACGACACGTCGGTGGGGGGATGGACTCCGATCGGTGATGCGAGAGATCGGCGTTCTCGAGACCCAACAGTCGCTCACCGGGCAGCTTCCGAAGATCGGTACCATTCCACTGCTCGTCGCATCCGGCTATTCGTGGGAGAAAGCGGAGACAGATTGGCTTTCTCGGCCCGCCGGCTGGCTCTATCTCTTCCAGCCCGAACAGTCCTGGGACTCACTGGCCGAGCGTGTGAGCGACCATCCGAGTTGGGAGGCGAGCGGGATTCACGGGGAACTACGACTCCAACCGACCGAAGAAACGTACGGGTGGGCAGAATCGATGGGGGGTGATGAATGA